The Cupriavidus nantongensis genome has a segment encoding these proteins:
- a CDS encoding SDR family NAD(P)-dependent oxidoreductase produces MDRRKLILNGVQLGASLVMAPLLTVAAATAQPASSPAARPAVTPAQRSRGRKSRIFITGSSDGLGHAAARTLLGDGHEVVVHVRSQARLPAVRELVERGAIATIGDLSDLEQTRDLARQVNAIGTMDAVIHNAGILSGPQVLMVNVVAPYLLTALIRRPRRLIYLSSSMHKGGRVSLDGIDWSGRTGTAGYSESKLFITTLSAAVARLWPDVYSNAVDPGWVPTKMGGANAPDDLRQGHLTQEWLAASNDPRALTSGGYWYHQRLQEPHAVVRDPKYQNRLLGELARVTGTRLV; encoded by the coding sequence ATGGACCGCCGCAAACTCATTCTGAACGGTGTGCAACTGGGCGCCAGCCTGGTCATGGCGCCGCTGCTGACCGTCGCTGCTGCGACGGCGCAACCAGCGTCCAGTCCCGCGGCGAGGCCCGCCGTAACGCCCGCCCAACGAAGCCGCGGACGTAAGTCCCGCATCTTCATCACTGGTTCGTCCGACGGTCTCGGCCATGCGGCGGCGCGGACGCTGCTCGGCGACGGGCATGAGGTCGTGGTGCACGTCCGCTCCCAGGCGCGGCTGCCCGCCGTCAGGGAGCTTGTGGAGCGGGGTGCCATCGCGACCATCGGCGATCTTTCCGACCTGGAGCAGACACGGGACCTGGCCCGGCAGGTCAACGCCATTGGCACGATGGACGCGGTGATCCACAACGCGGGGATACTGTCGGGGCCCCAGGTCCTGATGGTCAACGTCGTCGCGCCGTACCTGCTGACGGCGCTGATCCGGCGCCCCAGGCGGCTGATCTACCTGAGCAGCAGCATGCACAAAGGTGGCCGGGTCAGTCTTGACGGCATCGACTGGTCCGGGCGTACCGGGACAGCCGGCTATTCGGAAAGCAAGCTTTTCATCACGACCCTGTCGGCAGCCGTGGCGCGGCTGTGGCCCGACGTGTACAGCAACGCAGTCGATCCTGGCTGGGTTCCCACCAAGATGGGTGGCGCGAATGCGCCGGACGACCTTCGCCAGGGACATCTGACCCAGGAGTGGCTGGCGGCCAGCAACGATCCGCGGGCGCTGACCAGCGGCGGGTATTGGTACCACCAGCGGTTGCAGGAGCCGCACGCCGTCGTCCGCGACCCGAAATATCAAAATCGGTTGCTGGGCGAGCTGGCCCGCGTGACAGGAACAAGACTGGTCTGA
- a CDS encoding TolC family protein: MHKFFISVMASALLMPAAHGQSAPADLRALFDAAWERSVAFQATEGRRLEAAASRVQADSLIAGPPTLGLLHRDDRWTERRGLRESEVQLGVPVWLPGQRAARGDLADAQAAEAEAGAALARLNLAAEVRERVWQLAAVEGEREVMRRRAGIAASLRDDVRRRVNAGDLARTDLLLAQQDDLAAQGLLADSEARVVEAKARLLQATGVSALPSRYDETAAPAADPAAHAASHPRLQAVQQAVLRSERQLGYLRKSRRDPPEVGVMYRNDRAGGGMPGDQTVGLFVRIPFATDARNLPREAAAQSELMTARAELERTERIVRAEIDAAQAALRLAEQQLGLTQERSAALSERASLLRKTFNAGEIGLPEVLRAQNQALEAEADLARQRARRGIAIATLNQALGVLP; this comes from the coding sequence ATGCACAAGTTCTTCATCTCCGTGATGGCGTCGGCGTTGCTGATGCCGGCGGCCCATGGCCAGTCCGCGCCGGCCGACCTGCGCGCGCTGTTCGATGCCGCCTGGGAGCGCTCCGTCGCCTTCCAGGCGACCGAGGGGCGGCGCCTGGAGGCTGCCGCCAGCCGGGTCCAGGCCGACTCGCTGATCGCCGGGCCGCCCACGCTCGGCCTGCTGCACCGTGACGACCGCTGGACCGAACGGCGCGGCCTGCGCGAGAGCGAGGTCCAGCTCGGCGTGCCGGTGTGGCTGCCGGGCCAGCGCGCGGCACGCGGCGACCTCGCCGACGCCCAGGCGGCCGAGGCCGAGGCCGGCGCCGCGCTGGCGCGGCTGAATCTGGCCGCGGAAGTGCGCGAGCGCGTCTGGCAGCTGGCGGCCGTGGAAGGCGAGCGCGAGGTGATGCGGCGCCGCGCCGGCATCGCCGCGTCGCTGCGCGACGATGTGCGCCGGCGCGTCAACGCCGGTGACCTGGCGCGTACCGACCTGCTGCTGGCGCAGCAGGACGACCTGGCGGCGCAGGGCCTGCTCGCCGACAGCGAGGCCCGCGTGGTCGAGGCGAAGGCGCGGCTGCTGCAAGCCACCGGCGTCTCCGCACTGCCGTCGCGGTACGACGAAACGGCTGCGCCGGCGGCAGACCCGGCAGCCCATGCCGCGAGTCATCCGCGACTGCAAGCGGTGCAGCAAGCCGTGCTGCGCAGCGAACGCCAGCTGGGGTACCTGCGCAAATCGCGCCGCGACCCGCCCGAAGTCGGTGTGATGTACCGCAACGACCGGGCCGGCGGCGGCATGCCCGGCGACCAGACCGTCGGCCTGTTCGTCAGGATCCCGTTCGCCACGGATGCGCGCAACCTGCCGCGCGAAGCCGCCGCGCAGAGCGAGCTGATGACAGCGCGGGCCGAACTCGAGCGCACCGAACGCATCGTCCGCGCAGAGATCGACGCGGCGCAGGCCGCGCTGCGGCTGGCCGAGCAGCAACTCGGCCTGACGCAAGAACGCAGCGCCGCGCTGTCCGAACGGGCATCGCTGCTGCGCAAGACCTTCAACGCCGGCGAGATCGGCTTGCCGGAAGTGCTGCGTGCACAAAACCAGGCGCTCGAAGCCGAGGCCGACCTCGCGCGCCAGCGTGCCCGCCGCGGCATCGCCATTGCCACCCTGAACCAGGCGCTCGGAGTCCTGCCATGA
- a CDS encoding efflux RND transporter permease subunit, whose protein sequence is MFNWIVRASLGNRLLVLAFALILMVYGGLTAWRTPVDVFPDLNKPLVTVITEAGGMAPQEVELLVSFPIETALNGMPGVTRVRSVSGVGLSIVYAEFDWGSDIYRNRQLVSERLALVKEQLPGGLTPILGPVSSIMGEIMLIALPIDPARASPMQAREYADFVLRPRLLSVPGVSQVIPIGGEVRQLRVEPDTVRMAQFGVRLAQVQGALQDFAANTSGGFIDLNGREYLIRNLGRTNRIDDLKGVAVAYKDGAPVLLEQVAGVRYAAALKRGDAGFNGKPAVIVSVQKQPAADTVRLTRDLEAALGELKQGLPQGLSAPQVLFRQADFIEASIGNVVEALRDGAIMVTVILFAFLLSARTTAISLVAIPLSLAVSALAFHLLGQSINVMTLGGLAIAIGELVDDAIVDVENIQRRLRQRAAMDDPPSVLETIWRASVEVRSGIVYATLVVVLVFMPLFALPGIEGRLFAPLGIAYIVSILASMLVSMTVTPVLSYYLLPRMKRLEHPDSPLVAWLKRVDARILDWSFPRARAVLSVAAVAVVLAAATVPWLPRAFLPGFNEGSMVMSLMLNPGTSLTEANRIGALAETLIRQVPEVTRVGRRTGRAELDEHAEGVHASEIDIDLKPSARSREQVMAAIRAQLAGLPASVAIGQPISHRLDHLLSGVRAQIALKIYGDDLDTLRGLAENVRGHLASIPGLVDITVERQVLIPQVNVRLDYRKAAQYGIPAGEALKALQTLSDGTRVTQLIDGVRRHDLVVRLPDSGRTPQDLSRVMLDSPRGAVPLSAIASVEEGDGPNQIGRENGRRRIVVYANTDGSDMSQIVGAVREAAARAGLPGGYFVSIEGQFQAQEHATRRIVLLSLVSLALIYLVLYSRYRSATLTLVIMANIPFALIGSVIAMWLAGLSLSVASMVGFITLTGIATRNGILKVSHYINLCRFEGETFGIPMIVRGSLERLTPVLMTALVAAFALVPLLVSADAPGKEILHPVAVVIFGGLVSSTLLDSMLTPLAFWLFGRRPLQRILSQQPEDTY, encoded by the coding sequence ATGTTCAACTGGATCGTTCGCGCCAGCCTCGGCAACCGGCTGCTGGTACTGGCCTTCGCCCTGATCCTGATGGTCTACGGCGGCCTCACCGCCTGGCGCACGCCGGTCGATGTATTCCCGGACCTGAACAAGCCGCTGGTGACCGTGATCACCGAAGCGGGCGGCATGGCGCCGCAGGAAGTCGAGCTGCTGGTGTCGTTCCCGATCGAGACCGCGCTGAACGGCATGCCCGGCGTTACGCGGGTTCGCTCGGTGTCGGGGGTCGGCCTGTCCATCGTCTATGCCGAGTTCGACTGGGGCAGCGATATCTACCGCAACCGCCAGCTCGTGTCGGAACGGCTGGCCCTGGTGAAGGAGCAGTTGCCGGGCGGGCTCACGCCCATCCTCGGGCCGGTCTCGTCGATCATGGGTGAGATCATGCTGATCGCGTTGCCGATCGATCCGGCCCGCGCCAGCCCGATGCAGGCGCGCGAGTATGCCGACTTCGTGCTGCGCCCGCGCCTGCTGTCGGTGCCCGGCGTGTCGCAAGTGATCCCGATCGGCGGCGAGGTGCGGCAGTTGCGGGTCGAGCCCGATACTGTGCGCATGGCCCAGTTTGGCGTGAGGCTGGCACAGGTGCAGGGCGCCTTGCAGGACTTCGCCGCCAATACCAGCGGCGGCTTTATCGACCTGAACGGCCGCGAATACCTGATCCGCAATCTCGGTCGCACCAACCGGATCGACGACCTCAAGGGCGTTGCGGTCGCCTACAAGGACGGCGCGCCGGTGCTGCTGGAGCAGGTGGCCGGCGTGCGCTATGCCGCGGCGCTCAAGCGCGGCGACGCCGGCTTCAACGGCAAGCCCGCGGTGATCGTCAGCGTGCAGAAGCAGCCCGCTGCCGACACCGTGCGCCTGACGCGCGACCTGGAAGCCGCGCTTGGCGAACTGAAGCAGGGGCTGCCGCAGGGCTTGTCCGCGCCGCAGGTGCTGTTCCGCCAGGCCGACTTTATCGAGGCCTCGATCGGCAACGTGGTCGAGGCGCTGCGCGACGGCGCCATCATGGTGACGGTGATCCTGTTCGCCTTCCTGCTGAGCGCGCGCACCACCGCGATCTCGCTGGTGGCGATACCGCTGTCGCTGGCGGTGTCGGCGCTGGCCTTCCACCTGCTCGGCCAGTCGATTAACGTGATGACGCTGGGCGGCCTGGCCATCGCCATCGGCGAACTGGTCGACGATGCCATCGTCGACGTCGAGAACATCCAGCGCCGGCTGCGGCAGCGCGCCGCGATGGACGACCCGCCATCGGTGCTGGAGACAATCTGGCGCGCCTCGGTCGAAGTGCGCTCCGGCATCGTCTATGCCACGCTGGTGGTGGTGCTGGTGTTCATGCCGCTGTTTGCGCTGCCGGGCATCGAAGGGCGGCTGTTTGCGCCGCTGGGGATCGCCTACATCGTGTCGATCCTGGCGTCGATGCTGGTGTCGATGACGGTGACGCCGGTGCTGTCGTACTACCTGCTGCCGCGGATGAAGCGGCTCGAACATCCCGACAGCCCGCTGGTCGCGTGGCTCAAGCGGGTCGATGCCCGCATCCTGGACTGGTCGTTCCCGCGTGCGCGGGCAGTGCTATCAGTGGCCGCGGTCGCCGTCGTGCTGGCGGCCGCGACCGTGCCGTGGCTGCCGCGGGCCTTCCTGCCGGGCTTCAACGAGGGCTCGATGGTGATGTCGCTGATGCTCAATCCCGGCACTTCGCTGACCGAAGCCAACCGCATCGGCGCGCTGGCGGAAACGCTGATCCGGCAGGTGCCCGAAGTAACCCGGGTGGGCCGCCGCACCGGCCGCGCCGAACTGGACGAACATGCCGAGGGCGTGCATGCCTCCGAGATCGACATCGACCTGAAGCCCTCCGCCCGCAGCCGCGAGCAGGTGATGGCCGCGATCCGCGCGCAGCTTGCCGGGCTGCCGGCGTCGGTGGCGATCGGCCAGCCGATTTCTCATCGGCTCGATCACCTGCTGTCCGGCGTACGGGCGCAGATCGCGCTGAAGATCTATGGCGACGATCTCGATACGCTGCGCGGCCTGGCGGAGAACGTGCGCGGGCACCTGGCCTCGATCCCGGGCCTGGTCGATATCACGGTCGAGCGCCAGGTGCTGATTCCGCAGGTCAATGTGCGGCTCGATTATCGCAAGGCCGCGCAGTACGGCATCCCGGCCGGCGAGGCGCTGAAGGCGCTGCAGACCTTGTCCGACGGCACGCGCGTCACGCAGTTGATCGACGGCGTGCGCCGCCACGACCTGGTGGTGCGCCTGCCCGATAGCGGCCGTACGCCGCAGGACCTGTCCCGGGTCATGCTGGATTCGCCGCGCGGCGCGGTTCCGTTGTCCGCCATCGCCAGCGTCGAGGAGGGCGACGGCCCCAACCAGATCGGGCGCGAGAACGGCCGGCGCCGCATCGTGGTCTACGCCAATACCGACGGCTCCGATATGTCGCAGATCGTCGGCGCGGTGCGCGAAGCGGCGGCGCGTGCGGGACTACCCGGTGGCTATTTCGTCAGCATCGAAGGCCAGTTCCAGGCGCAGGAGCACGCCACGCGCCGCATCGTGCTGCTGTCGCTGGTGTCGCTGGCGCTGATCTACCTGGTGCTCTACTCGCGCTACCGCTCCGCGACGCTGACGCTGGTGATCATGGCCAATATCCCGTTCGCCCTGATCGGCAGCGTGATCGCGATGTGGCTGGCGGGGCTGAGCCTGTCGGTGGCGTCGATGGTCGGCTTTATCACGCTGACCGGCATTGCCACGCGCAACGGCATCCTCAAGGTCAGCCACTACATCAACCTGTGCCGCTTCGAAGGCGAAACCTTCGGCATCCCGATGATCGTGCGCGGTTCGCTCGAGCGGCTGACGCCAGTGCTGATGACCGCGCTGGTCGCGGCGTTCGCGCTGGTGCCCTTGCTGGTATCGGCCGACGCGCCCGGCAAGGAAATCCTGCATCCGGTGGCGGTGGTGATCTTCGGCGGGCTGGTCAGTTCGACGCTGCTCGATTCCATGCTGACGCCGCTGGCGTTCTGGTTGTTCGGGCGCCGCCCGCTGCAGCGGATCCTGTCGCAGCAGCCGGAGGATACGTATTGA
- a CDS encoding efflux RND transporter periplasmic adaptor subunit encodes MKTTKVAILAVALAAWTTIPALAGPGAHGPNGEHLDAPAAVSGSGLARLPDGSVQVPKLAQRRMGIRTAMAQQAAHPVTVELNAVVAIDPNAGGRLQAGHPGWIEPPPGGFPVLGQRVSKGQVLAVLRHKSEPFDIGNQQAQFANLSASLKLARQRLQRLESLTDSIPRKEIEAARAEVQSLSGQRDAVGKSLHQTDTLTAPASGVIASANVLAGQVVAAGDVLYEVVDPARLLIEASSADSSLANRIRGGALASGTGGKLEFVGAGRSLKNGAVPLTFRLSGNDVPLAVGQPVTVVATLSDTVQGIALPSEALVRNASNLPVVWIKSGTQRFIAQPVEARVLDARTVVVVRGLSPENRVVVSGAALINQVR; translated from the coding sequence ATGAAGACCACCAAAGTCGCAATCCTGGCCGTCGCACTGGCCGCGTGGACCACCATTCCGGCGCTGGCCGGGCCCGGCGCGCACGGCCCGAACGGCGAACACCTCGATGCGCCGGCCGCGGTGTCGGGCAGTGGCCTGGCCCGGCTGCCAGACGGCAGCGTCCAGGTGCCCAAGCTGGCCCAGCGCCGCATGGGCATACGGACCGCGATGGCGCAGCAAGCCGCGCACCCCGTCACCGTCGAACTGAACGCCGTGGTGGCGATCGATCCGAACGCGGGCGGACGCCTGCAGGCGGGCCACCCAGGCTGGATCGAACCGCCGCCGGGCGGCTTCCCGGTGCTGGGGCAGCGCGTCAGCAAGGGCCAGGTGCTGGCCGTGCTGCGCCACAAGAGCGAGCCCTTCGATATCGGCAACCAGCAGGCGCAGTTCGCCAACCTCAGCGCCAGCCTGAAGCTGGCGCGGCAGCGGCTGCAGCGGCTGGAGTCGCTGACGGACAGCATCCCGCGCAAGGAAATCGAAGCGGCCCGCGCCGAGGTCCAGAGCCTGTCCGGCCAGCGCGATGCGGTCGGCAAGAGCCTGCACCAGACCGATACGCTGACCGCGCCGGCCAGCGGCGTGATCGCCAGCGCCAATGTGCTGGCGGGACAGGTGGTTGCCGCCGGGGACGTGCTGTACGAGGTGGTCGATCCGGCCCGCTTGCTGATCGAGGCCAGCAGCGCGGACAGTTCGCTGGCCAACCGCATCCGGGGCGGTGCGCTGGCCAGCGGCACCGGCGGCAAGCTGGAATTCGTCGGCGCCGGCCGAAGCCTGAAGAACGGCGCGGTGCCGCTGACGTTCCGTCTGAGCGGCAACGACGTGCCGCTGGCCGTCGGCCAGCCCGTGACGGTGGTGGCTACGCTGAGCGATACCGTCCAGGGCATCGCGCTGCCGAGCGAGGCGCTGGTGCGCAACGCCAGCAACCTGCCGGTGGTGTGGATCAAGTCCGGCACGCAGCGTTTTATCGCGCAGCCGGTCGAGGCGCGCGTGCTCGATGCACGCACCGTGGTCGTGGTGCGCGGACTGTCGCCGGAGAACCGGGTGGTGGTGTCCGGCGCGGCGCTGATCAACCAGGTCCGCTGA